From a single bacterium genomic region:
- the polA gene encoding DNA polymerase I, with the protein MTLVLIDGHSIAYRSYFALVRNPLRDSKGRNTSAIYGFLQAMDKIEERYPTDFIVITFDAGREVFRHTKFRDYKKDRPETPDELIWQVPMIAEIAKNQGLPVYAMEGYEADDIMATITERFKQNFEKIVIVSGDKDLSQLVEENVVVYDSYKDEEFDPEGVKKKMGVAPEKVTDLLALMGDASDGIPGVPGIGPKRALALIEKYGDLRTALAQDAKLAEHKEIAELSYELVQLHKEVPLKIGKDDLKRLEPDDSRLQELYSELGFTSRLSRMKVKDSKRATQEIVKTGFKPKRGDPISFLFEEKSGQKDMFDQSEGEWVRILASDGFSVAEIDEKQTRELLADKTYPKILWDAKPLIKKGFDVQGKLWDLHLMAFVENSDLSLRTLERLLVQTAGRPLSSPQDALSLMHEAGERYELELKNVGALKVYNEMEVPLIPVLARMEERGVRIDTGYFENLTDQWGAELEKLEEEIYKLAGRRFTIASPKQLAEVLFKELGLRPRRRTKTGYSTSADVLEEMVDAHPAIRKVLDWREFSKLLSTYLKPLVTLADKDSRIHTTFDQTGASTGRLSTYNPNLQNIPIRGERGPDVRKGFAAAPGYKLISADYSQIELRVLAHIAQDDALAEIFRQGRDVHTETSMRVFGVKKSEITADHRRMSKAINYGIIYGMGPYGFARRMGVSTEEAAHFIDHYLASFPGVSIWRERIVEEAIQKGYVSTVAGRIRRMPHVPDRADVAERAIINAPVQGSAADIIKAAMIKVEKSLSDQGIEPGMLLQIHDELLFEVPEKDVERAKEIVKRDMESAWKLSVPLVVEIGAGSNWAEAH; encoded by the coding sequence TTGACACTTGTCTTAATAGACGGGCACTCCATTGCATACCGCTCGTATTTCGCCCTAGTACGCAACCCCTTGAGGGATTCAAAGGGCCGCAACACATCTGCCATATACGGATTCCTTCAGGCAATGGACAAAATCGAGGAGCGCTACCCGACAGATTTCATTGTAATAACGTTTGACGCAGGCAGGGAGGTTTTCAGACATACCAAGTTCAGGGATTACAAGAAAGACAGGCCTGAAACTCCTGATGAGCTCATATGGCAGGTGCCTATGATAGCGGAGATTGCCAAGAATCAGGGCCTGCCGGTTTATGCAATGGAGGGTTATGAGGCCGATGACATTATGGCAACCATAACCGAGCGGTTCAAACAGAATTTCGAGAAGATAGTAATCGTTTCAGGCGACAAGGACTTGTCGCAGCTTGTTGAGGAGAATGTTGTAGTCTACGACTCTTACAAAGACGAGGAGTTCGATCCTGAAGGAGTTAAAAAGAAGATGGGTGTTGCGCCTGAAAAGGTTACTGACCTTCTAGCCCTGATGGGCGACGCCTCGGACGGTATACCGGGCGTACCGGGCATTGGACCGAAACGGGCCCTCGCGCTCATCGAAAAGTACGGCGATCTTAGAACCGCCCTTGCTCAAGACGCCAAGCTCGCCGAACACAAGGAGATTGCCGAGCTTTCGTACGAACTCGTTCAGCTTCACAAAGAAGTTCCTCTGAAGATAGGCAAGGACGATTTGAAGCGTCTTGAACCCGACGACTCAAGACTCCAGGAGCTTTACTCCGAGCTCGGCTTCACTTCAAGGCTGTCCCGCATGAAGGTCAAAGATTCCAAACGCGCAACGCAGGAGATAGTCAAGACCGGCTTCAAACCAAAGAGGGGCGATCCTATATCCTTCCTGTTCGAGGAGAAATCCGGCCAGAAGGATATGTTCGATCAGAGTGAAGGCGAATGGGTCAGGATTCTTGCATCCGATGGATTCAGCGTGGCGGAGATAGACGAGAAACAAACCCGAGAGCTGCTTGCAGACAAGACGTACCCCAAGATACTATGGGATGCAAAGCCGCTCATAAAAAAAGGATTCGACGTTCAGGGCAAACTCTGGGACCTGCATTTGATGGCGTTCGTCGAAAACTCCGACCTTTCCTTGAGAACGCTTGAGAGGCTTCTTGTCCAGACCGCGGGAAGACCGTTATCCTCTCCGCAGGACGCCTTGAGTCTCATGCACGAAGCTGGCGAGCGCTACGAGCTTGAGCTTAAGAACGTTGGAGCCTTGAAGGTTTACAATGAGATGGAGGTTCCCCTGATACCGGTTCTCGCACGGATGGAGGAGCGCGGTGTAAGAATCGATACTGGATACTTCGAGAATTTGACTGACCAGTGGGGAGCCGAACTTGAAAAACTGGAGGAAGAGATCTACAAGCTTGCCGGACGCAGATTCACCATAGCCTCCCCCAAGCAGCTCGCTGAAGTGCTATTCAAGGAACTCGGCCTTCGGCCTCGAAGACGCACTAAAACCGGCTACTCGACTTCGGCCGACGTTCTTGAGGAGATGGTTGACGCGCATCCGGCCATCCGCAAAGTGCTTGACTGGAGGGAGTTCTCGAAGCTTTTATCGACATATCTGAAGCCGCTGGTTACGCTGGCGGACAAGGATTCAAGGATTCATACGACATTCGATCAGACGGGCGCCTCGACAGGCAGACTTTCAACATATAATCCAAACCTTCAGAACATCCCTATCCGCGGCGAGCGCGGACCCGATGTGCGCAAAGGCTTTGCCGCTGCCCCAGGCTACAAGCTCATCTCGGCCGATTACTCCCAGATAGAGCTCAGGGTTCTTGCCCATATAGCCCAGGATGATGCGCTTGCGGAGATATTCAGGCAGGGCCGAGACGTGCATACGGAAACATCGATGCGTGTATTCGGAGTAAAGAAGTCGGAGATAACGGCAGACCACCGAAGGATGTCGAAGGCAATAAACTACGGCATCATCTACGGAATGGGGCCTTACGGATTCGCGCGCCGCATGGGCGTTTCTACGGAAGAGGCCGCGCATTTTATTGACCACTACCTTGCCTCGTTCCCGGGCGTATCTATCTGGCGCGAGCGAATCGTCGAGGAGGCAATCCAGAAGGGATATGTATCGACTGTTGCAGGACGCATTCGCAGAATGCCGCACGTGCCTGACAGGGCTGATGTTGCCGAACGCGCGATAATCAATGCGCCCGTGCAGGGCTCGGCTGCAGACATCATCAAAGCGGCGATGATAAAGGTCGAGAAGAGTCTTTCTGACCAGGGCATCGAGCCCGGCATGCTCCTGCAGATTCACGACGAGCTTCTGTTCGAGGTGCCTGAAAAGGACGTGGAAAGGGCGAAGGAGATTGTCAAGCGCGACATGGAGTCTGCGTGGAAGCTTTCGGTGCCTCTCGTTGTCGAGATTGGCGCAGGCTCTAACTGGGCCGAGGCGCATTGA
- a CDS encoding T9SS type A sorting domain-containing protein, with protein sequence MSKYFSLNKLLVLLSVLLAATAGLSSSVTTDMIEKAAENQLKMMQSVWSRSPYFDGSSPTISHVIPLQSVESDEPLGYIAELSPKGFIVFSATTDISPVIAYSYESNFPWVESSENILLDMVRKDLSLRNKALSESAVSHEQIAADNRAWSKYLSGNAVPLETKQWPEPGYSSTTGWVKTAWDQGPPYSNYCPKDPRNGERCVVGCVATAMAMIVDYHSDRRDYIAKFQFGSSDRYVSHRTSPPINIDADSITYNFPSFNKLNEYISTLREQYISNAYLNMSNRAALNFACGITVRMGYGYDGSGSFTNRVAGALVSKFGYKSATVMTSGFYPTLSKNMKDSLPAELGIQGTQEGHAIICDGLREIDGQQDQYHLNFGWGGSSPDPMSAAWYVLPSMPAGYSIIDEVVVNIYPPDLSYQPDNLISLSPDNNFIGDGIYDKTGNTQKMFLPMGGSAPSVYYVKVQNDGDLDATMKVTVSKSGSASATIKCYDNVSGTDITSSATDKGWFTPALKPGKEKIIRIEITSSSSSDTCNVDVLTVAKEDEAFKDMIRITNFTGIEEDGRPLSYPLSISSRELIGNSSVNLDYTLPQSCFTSVNIYDASGRLVRNLIKKTADAGLNTTSWDTRDNDSQKVSPGTYFIILHADGKSAATKVVITR encoded by the coding sequence ATGTCTAAGTATTTCTCTTTGAACAAGTTGCTTGTGTTGCTTTCAGTTCTGCTTGCAGCTACCGCAGGGCTTTCTTCATCAGTAACAACCGATATGATTGAGAAAGCGGCGGAAAACCAGTTGAAAATGATGCAAAGCGTCTGGAGTCGTTCACCCTATTTCGACGGTTCTTCTCCCACTATATCGCACGTAATTCCTCTTCAGTCTGTCGAATCGGATGAACCTCTCGGTTATATCGCGGAACTATCTCCGAAAGGATTTATTGTTTTCTCTGCGACAACGGACATTTCACCTGTAATAGCCTACTCGTACGAATCCAATTTTCCTTGGGTGGAATCCAGCGAGAACATACTTCTGGATATGGTCAGAAAGGACCTTTCGCTCCGGAACAAGGCATTGTCTGAGTCCGCCGTTTCGCATGAACAGATTGCGGCGGATAATCGTGCATGGAGCAAATACCTTTCCGGAAATGCTGTCCCCCTTGAAACTAAACAGTGGCCTGAACCAGGCTACTCTTCTACGACAGGCTGGGTTAAGACTGCATGGGATCAGGGGCCACCCTACAGTAACTACTGCCCAAAGGACCCCCGTAATGGTGAACGCTGCGTTGTTGGATGCGTTGCAACAGCCATGGCTATGATTGTTGACTATCATTCGGACAGGCGCGATTATATTGCTAAATTCCAATTCGGAAGTTCTGACAGATACGTTTCTCATCGCACCAGTCCGCCCATTAATATAGACGCGGACTCAATTACATACAATTTTCCGAGCTTCAATAAGCTTAACGAATACATCTCAACTCTGCGGGAGCAGTACATCTCGAATGCCTACCTGAACATGTCTAACAGAGCGGCATTGAACTTTGCCTGCGGTATTACGGTCAGGATGGGATACGGCTACGACGGCTCAGGAAGCTTTACAAACCGCGTGGCCGGGGCCCTTGTTAGCAAATTCGGTTATAAATCTGCAACTGTCATGACATCGGGATTCTATCCCACTTTGAGCAAGAATATGAAGGATTCTCTGCCCGCAGAACTAGGCATTCAGGGCACTCAAGAAGGGCATGCAATAATATGCGACGGCTTGCGTGAAATTGACGGACAACAGGACCAGTATCATCTCAACTTCGGATGGGGAGGAAGCAGTCCTGATCCTATGAGCGCTGCCTGGTATGTCCTGCCCAGCATGCCTGCCGGTTATTCCATAATCGACGAAGTAGTGGTAAACATATACCCGCCCGATTTATCGTATCAGCCGGATAATCTTATCAGTCTATCCCCGGACAATAATTTCATTGGCGACGGCATATACGACAAGACAGGAAATACCCAAAAGATGTTTCTCCCCATGGGTGGAAGCGCGCCTAGCGTCTATTACGTAAAGGTTCAGAATGACGGTGACCTGGACGCAACAATGAAAGTAACTGTATCCAAGTCGGGAAGTGCTAGCGCCACCATAAAGTGTTACGATAACGTTTCAGGAACGGATATTACGTCCTCGGCGACAGATAAAGGCTGGTTTACTCCTGCGCTAAAGCCCGGCAAGGAAAAAATAATAAGGATCGAGATCACGTCTTCCAGTTCTTCTGACACTTGCAACGTTGATGTGTTGACCGTGGCCAAGGAAGACGAAGCGTTCAAGGATATGATAAGGATTACGAACTTCACAGGCATTGAGGAAGACGGTCGACCGCTCTCATATCCTCTTTCAATTTCGTCGCGGGAACTAATAGGCAACTCATCCGTCAATCTCGATTACACGCTTCCTCAAAGCTGCTTTACGAGCGTCAACATCTACGATGCCTCGGGCAGGCTCGTGAGAAATCTTATAAAAAAGACGGCTGACGCAGGTCTTAATACGACTTCATGGGATACGCGCGATAACGACTCCCAAAAGGTTTCCCCTGGTACATATTTCATAATCCTTCATGCTGATGGCAAATCCGCTGCAACAAAAGTAGTAATCACTCGCTGA
- a CDS encoding TatD family hydrolase has product MFDTHTHLCHSRFRNDREKVFERARKEGIDIMLEVSWDIKSSEEAIRFAEDHEGVWVAVGYHPHDAKDAPPGYLLQIEELCKHPKVKAIGEIGLDFYRDLSPRNIQTKTFNEQIELAESVKLPIVIHSRNAMDETIEIVEQKSHYWGVFHSVSADSNQADRILDLGFYIGINGTLTYDAVRTKRWLINAPSERLLLETDCPYLTPEPHRHERNEPSYLKYVAEALSAVLGESVDSIKDISSKNGKELFLA; this is encoded by the coding sequence ATGTTCGATACCCACACTCATCTGTGCCACAGTCGCTTCCGGAACGACAGGGAAAAAGTTTTTGAACGGGCAAGGAAGGAAGGAATCGATATAATGCTCGAAGTGTCCTGGGACATAAAATCATCGGAGGAAGCGATAAGGTTCGCTGAAGACCACGAAGGCGTCTGGGTGGCTGTTGGTTATCATCCTCACGATGCAAAAGACGCACCTCCGGGGTATCTCCTTCAAATCGAAGAGTTATGCAAGCATCCTAAAGTAAAAGCCATTGGCGAAATCGGCCTGGATTTCTACAGAGACCTTTCTCCCCGAAACATTCAAACAAAAACATTCAATGAACAGATAGAGCTTGCCGAATCCGTAAAACTGCCGATAGTGATTCATAGCCGGAACGCTATGGATGAAACCATAGAAATAGTCGAACAAAAAAGCCATTACTGGGGCGTTTTCCATTCGGTATCGGCTGATTCGAATCAGGCAGATAGAATCCTCGACCTCGGGTTTTACATAGGCATAAACGGAACCTTGACTTATGACGCAGTCAGAACTAAAAGGTGGCTCATTAACGCTCCAAGTGAACGGCTGCTTCTTGAAACCGATTGCCCGTATCTGACACCCGAGCCGCACCGTCATGAACGCAACGAGCCTTCATACCTGAAATACGTAGCCGAAGCTTTATCAGCCGTTCTCGGAGAAAGCGTGGACTCGATTAAGGATATATCCTCAAAAAACGGGAAGGAGCTTTTTCTTGCCTGA
- the metG gene encoding methionine--tRNA ligase subunit beta, with protein sequence MAITIEEFRKIDLRVAKVISAERVPDANKLLKLMINVGTEERQIVAGIAQHYTPEELIGKQIIIVANLEPAVIRGLESQGMLLAATSQGKVIVATMDKDAEPGSRLT encoded by the coding sequence TTGGCAATAACTATTGAGGAATTCCGAAAAATAGACCTGAGGGTTGCGAAGGTGATAAGTGCAGAAAGGGTCCCGGATGCAAACAAATTGCTGAAGCTCATGATTAACGTTGGCACTGAAGAACGTCAGATTGTGGCAGGCATAGCCCAGCATTACACACCCGAGGAACTAATAGGCAAACAGATAATAATAGTGGCGAATCTTGAACCTGCAGTAATCAGAGGCTTAGAATCGCAGGGGATGCTTCTTGCGGCAACAAGCCAGGGTAAAGTCATCGTCGCCACTATGGATAAGGATGCAGAACCGGGCTCAAGGCTGACTTAA
- a CDS encoding NUDIX hydrolase, translated as MTWKPKSPLVATDCIIRYEGGIILIERKYPPLGWAIPGGMVEIGETVEQAVRREMKEETNLELEDLRLFGVYSDPSRDPRFHVVSIVYTADGIGELKEGDDAKVARVFKLDELPEQIVFDHLTIIRDYFNRGPQGH; from the coding sequence ATGACCTGGAAACCAAAATCACCTCTTGTAGCCACCGATTGCATCATTCGATATGAGGGTGGGATTATCCTGATTGAAAGGAAGTACCCTCCCCTTGGCTGGGCGATTCCGGGCGGTATGGTGGAGATTGGCGAGACGGTCGAGCAGGCAGTGCGCCGGGAGATGAAGGAGGAGACTAACCTCGAACTGGAAGATCTTCGATTGTTCGGCGTGTATTCGGACCCTTCACGCGACCCGCGCTTCCACGTTGTCTCGATTGTCTATACCGCGGACGGCATAGGCGAGTTGAAGGAGGGCGATGACGCGAAGGTAGCCCGCGTCTTCAAGCTGGATGAATTACCTGAACAAATTGTATTTGATCATTTAACAATCATCCGTGACTACTTCAATCGGGGTCCCCAAGGACATTGA
- a CDS encoding isoprenylcysteine carboxylmethyltransferase family protein: MTQIAVAKKDEKKSGMRWGRLLWTLFVVLYLFNFVKNLFGDVAGSEAAIPIVYFSLWLLWLGVEFYLGALFFQSSLVPNFNPWLKAGFAIYFYALQGLAPWDAFGGTEIRFLYPLFGVLGLLIFASGISVRLWSLFVIKSKKNPKDVLRTRPWQLSRHPRYIGMLLIMFAVPIVFFSPWAMLLTVVVGLPLWYLEIRFEERKLAVEWGEVYKEYSRNTPLSPRFKP, from the coding sequence TTGACGCAGATAGCAGTTGCAAAAAAAGATGAAAAGAAGAGCGGGATGAGATGGGGAAGACTGCTCTGGACCCTTTTCGTGGTTTTGTATCTTTTCAACTTCGTAAAGAATCTTTTTGGAGATGTCGCGGGCTCGGAAGCGGCTATACCGATAGTATATTTTTCCTTATGGCTCTTGTGGCTGGGCGTCGAGTTTTACCTTGGAGCGTTGTTTTTCCAGTCGAGTCTTGTACCGAACTTCAATCCCTGGCTAAAGGCCGGTTTTGCAATTTACTTCTATGCCCTTCAGGGTCTCGCGCCCTGGGACGCTTTCGGCGGGACCGAGATCCGGTTTCTTTATCCTTTGTTCGGCGTTCTTGGGTTACTCATCTTTGCCTCAGGTATATCTGTCCGGCTCTGGTCTCTTTTCGTCATAAAATCAAAAAAGAATCCCAAGGATGTACTCAGGACAAGACCATGGCAGCTTTCAAGACATCCCCGCTATATCGGGATGCTTCTCATCATGTTTGCCGTGCCCATTGTCTTCTTTTCGCCTTGGGCTATGCTTTTGACCGTTGTTGTGGGACTTCCTTTGTGGTATCTTGAAATTAGATTCGAGGAGCGCAAGCTTGCCGTTGAATGGGGCGAAGTTTATAAAGAGTACTCAAGGAATACTCCTCTTTCTCCTCGCTTTAAGCCTTAG
- a CDS encoding NTP transferase domain-containing protein yields the protein MKLHKGVILAGGMGTRLSPLTNVTNKHLLPVYDKPMVLYPLEKLVEAGIEEILLVTGGEFAGDFLRLLGNGKKFGIKGLHYTYQDGHGGIAEALSLAEDFSEDEPVIVILGDNIFSAPLLPYINKYNATGAGAMILLKEVKDACRFGVASVDGKRVSKIVEKPKNPESNLAVTGIYFYDKRVFEIVKGLSPSARNELEITDVNNTYISWGQMRWAKLSGWWTDAGTFESLYRATELARKSRIARQG from the coding sequence ATGAAACTTCACAAAGGCGTAATACTTGCCGGAGGAATGGGAACAAGGCTCTCACCCCTGACCAACGTTACGAACAAGCATCTCCTGCCTGTTTACGATAAGCCGATGGTGCTTTATCCCTTAGAGAAACTGGTCGAGGCCGGAATCGAGGAAATCCTTCTCGTTACCGGCGGCGAGTTTGCGGGCGATTTTTTAAGGCTCCTCGGCAATGGCAAGAAGTTCGGCATCAAGGGGCTGCACTACACCTACCAGGACGGACACGGCGGAATCGCCGAGGCGCTTTCCCTGGCTGAGGATTTTTCAGAAGACGAGCCGGTTATCGTGATACTTGGGGACAACATCTTTTCAGCCCCCCTCCTCCCCTACATAAATAAGTATAATGCGACCGGCGCTGGAGCTATGATTCTTTTGAAGGAAGTCAAGGATGCATGCAGGTTCGGCGTGGCTTCTGTAGACGGAAAAAGAGTTTCAAAGATAGTCGAGAAGCCTAAGAATCCAGAATCAAACCTTGCCGTCACAGGCATCTACTTCTACGACAAAAGGGTATTCGAGATTGTCAAGGGACTTTCACCGTCTGCAAGAAACGAGCTTGAGATTACGGACGTGAACAACACGTACATCTCATGGGGCCAGATGCGTTGGGCAAAGCTTTCAGGTTGGTGGACGGACGCCGGCACCTTCGAATCGCTCTACCGTGCGACAGAACTCGCGAGAAAATCCCGAATCGCACGCCAGGGGTAA
- the rsmA gene encoding ribosomal RNA small subunit methyltransferase A yields the protein MPERPETDFGNLPSTSDWKSGSSGRIVHVHPKKKLGQHFLRWKEVGEKIVASLGATQEHTVIEIGAGTGELTRIILKYAGLVVAVEVDETCFPTLKLLEGLNKNLQLFFGDIRNLNLSSFQNVLILGNLPYHLSGDILFWLLEQRDFWRKAILTVQAEFAERLSAQTGSHDYSALSVVAQTFLTVRELFEIDPKAFVPQPKVRSITIEIAPLSSPAWKKDPSSFSKKVRVCFTHRRKTLLNNLRMAKIETPERIMQSLGLKEKIRPQELSPDDYVKLVDYIS from the coding sequence TTGCCTGAAAGACCTGAGACCGACTTTGGGAACCTCCCTTCGACAAGCGATTGGAAATCAGGTTCATCCGGACGAATCGTGCACGTTCATCCTAAGAAAAAACTTGGCCAGCATTTTCTGAGATGGAAGGAGGTTGGCGAAAAGATAGTGGCGAGCCTTGGAGCCACGCAGGAACATACGGTAATCGAAATTGGTGCGGGCACGGGCGAACTCACGCGCATTATTCTCAAATATGCCGGTCTGGTCGTAGCGGTCGAGGTTGACGAAACCTGTTTCCCTACGCTTAAGCTTCTAGAAGGTTTGAACAAGAATCTCCAACTCTTCTTCGGGGATATAAGGAATCTTAATCTTTCCAGTTTCCAAAACGTTCTTATCCTTGGGAACTTGCCTTACCATCTTTCGGGAGATATCCTTTTCTGGCTTCTTGAACAGCGGGATTTCTGGAGGAAAGCGATATTGACAGTCCAGGCGGAATTCGCTGAAAGACTTTCAGCCCAAACCGGCTCTCACGATTATTCAGCTCTTTCCGTTGTAGCCCAAACTTTTTTGACTGTTCGAGAGCTTTTTGAGATTGACCCCAAAGCGTTCGTGCCGCAGCCTAAAGTGCGTTCAATCACGATAGAAATAGCGCCCCTTTCCTCGCCCGCATGGAAGAAAGATCCCTCCTCGTTTTCAAAAAAAGTAAGGGTTTGTTTCACGCACAGAAGGAAGACCCTTTTGAACAATCTCAGAATGGCGAAAATAGAGACTCCGGAAAGGATCATGCAATCGCTTGGCTTAAAAGAAAAAATACGGCCACAGGAGCTCAGCCCCGATGATTACGTTAAGCTTGTTGATTATATTTCCTAG